The Sporomusa termitida genome has a window encoding:
- a CDS encoding glycine-rich domain-containing protein gives MQQFIPIASTQTLTESRAEILNNDRTIMSCNSGTSFPTTHLEIGMFCFRTDLNQIFELRSLAPAWVLIADLNKTYTNKEYVDAQVATKVSLSDIATAPTANKILKLDANGQLPASITGNAATATTATTALAVAWSGIAGKPATFIPPFATRTTVGGIIAGSGLSINGSGILSADVPAIPSHGYRMFLYSGTFTVPEGVEEVWLSMCGGGGGGKQGHYVNEGTSHSGGGGGGAHAILAQNTTVTPGDVITITVGAGGNAASAGGTSSFGPYVSCAGGGGATGTSDGGNAGGPGGSPGTTGEASGSVGTGGGCIFGQGSGKPTVDAGGFGAGGAGGGSNGAAGSKGSRGFVLIQW, from the coding sequence ATGCAACAATTTATTCCCATTGCCAGCACGCAAACGTTAACCGAAAGCCGAGCGGAAATCCTCAACAACGACCGCACCATCATGTCTTGTAATAGTGGTACTTCCTTCCCGACCACGCACCTTGAGATCGGGATGTTTTGTTTTCGGACGGATTTAAACCAGATCTTTGAATTGAGGAGCTTGGCGCCTGCCTGGGTGCTGATTGCCGACCTGAATAAAACCTATACCAATAAAGAATATGTTGACGCCCAAGTAGCGACCAAAGTTTCGTTATCTGATATCGCCACTGCTCCTACAGCGAATAAGATCCTTAAATTAGACGCGAACGGTCAATTGCCCGCCAGTATCACAGGCAATGCAGCAACCGCCACAACTGCCACAACCGCTTTGGCTGTAGCTTGGAGCGGTATTGCCGGGAAACCTGCAACTTTTATCCCGCCCTTTGCCACAAGGACAACCGTAGGGGGGATTATCGCCGGTTCAGGTCTTTCCATTAATGGTAGCGGCATTCTTAGCGCCGACGTTCCCGCTATTCCCTCTCACGGTTATAGGATGTTTTTATATTCCGGAACGTTTACTGTTCCGGAAGGTGTTGAAGAAGTGTGGCTTAGCATGTGTGGTGGCGGCGGTGGTGGAAAACAAGGTCACTATGTTAATGAAGGTACTAGTCATAGCGGCGGCGGAGGTGGCGGCGCCCATGCGATTTTGGCGCAGAATACGACCGTTACTCCTGGGGACGTCATTACGATTACCGTCGGTGCAGGAGGGAATGCCGCTAGTGCTGGCGGGACATCCTCTTTCGGGCCGTATGTTTCTTGTGCCGGTGGTGGCGGTGCGACAGGTACTTCGGATGGCGGGAATGCTGGTGGCCCAGGCGGTAGCCCCGGGACTACCGGCGAAGCTTCAGGTTCTGTTGGTACTGGCGGAGGCTGCATTTTCGGCCAGGGGTCTGGGAAACCAACGGTTGATGCAGGCGGCTTTGGCGCTGGCGGGGCTGGCGGCGGTTCGAACGGTGCTGCTGGCAGCAAGGGTTCACGGGGTTTTGTCCTGATTCAATGGTAA